Proteins encoded within one genomic window of Oryza glaberrima chromosome 12, OglaRS2, whole genome shotgun sequence:
- the LOC127756565 gene encoding trihelix transcription factor GT-3a-like, which yields MEGNNLPSGSLMRSNSGQMHAPNPGKQGFDHTQMPGNLSMHVNQSTDSDHLSEFQFGELGKVDHHHHHHHRQHAKNGMSDDEEHGVNEDATDSQSGKGKKGAAWQRMKWTDSMVKLLITAVSYTGEDPGADSGAGKRNSAIMQKKGKWKAISKVMGERGCSVSPQQCEDKFNDLNKRYKRLTDILGRGTACKIVENHALLDCMSNLSDKMKDDARKILSSKHLFYEEMCSYHNNNRVSLPEDPALQRSLQLALRCKDEHDLRRGTSGDADEDDQSVDSDSEEENDEEHYTLQGDKSALPMHKRLRHMTDQEDVGFGNSSSSHGCSRRSDSHGISLDINKAFPDGTNLALAQKDLATQSADLEEQRLQIEVQAVYLAKQRLKWERFSKNKDRELEQMRLENEKMRLENKRLELEVRHKELELELKQKGSGNHA from the coding sequence ATGGAAGGCAACAACCTACCCTCTGGAAGCTTGATGCGTTCTAACTCTGGGCAAATGCATGCTCCAAATCCTGGAAAGCAGGGCTTTGACCATACTCAGATGCCTGGCAATTTATCGATGCATGTAAACCAGTCTACAGATTCTGATCACTTGTCAGAATTTCAATTCGGAGAGCTTGGAAAGgttgaccaccaccaccaccatcaccatcgtCAACACGCCAAGAACGGCATGAGTGATGATGAGGAACATGGTGTCAACGAGGATGCCACTGATAGCCAGAGCGGCAAGGGAAAGAAGGGCGCTGCATGGCAGCGGATGAAGTGGACTGATTCAATGGTCAAGCTTTTAATTACTGCAGTATCTTACACTGGGGAGGATCCAGGAGCTGATTCAGGAGCTGGGAAGAGAAACTCTGCAATAATGCAGAAAAAGGGCAAGTGGAAGGCAATATCAAAGGTCATGGGTGAGCGAGGCTGCAGTGTATCACCGCAGCAATGTGAAGATAAATTCAATGATCTCAATAAGAGATACAAAAGACTTACAGATATCCTTGGCCGGGGTACAGCTTGCAAGATTGTGGAGAATCATGCTCTGCTGGATTGCATGAGTAATCTGTCTGACAAGATGAAAGATGATGCGAGGAAGATACTGAGTTCAAAGCACTTGTTCTACGAGGAGATGTGCTCCTACCATAATAACAATCGAGTGAGTTTGCCTGAAGATCCTGCCCTTCAGCGTTCACTGCAGCTTGCCCTTAGATGTAAAGATGAGCATGATCTGAGGAGGGGAACAAGCGGAGATGCCGATGAAGATGATCAAAGTGTAGACTCTGATTCCGAGGAGGAGAATGATGAGGAACATTACACATTACAAGGTGATAAGAGTGCCCTGCCCATGCATAAAAGATTGAGGCATATGACAGATCAGGAGGATGTGGGTTTTGGCAACTCTTCCAGCTCACATGGATGTAGCAGGAGGTCTGATTCCCATGGCATATCACTGGATATCAACAAAGCATTTCCTGATGGAACCAACTTGGCTTTGGCGCAAAAGGATTTGGCTACACAATCTGCAGATCTTGAGGAACAAAGGTTGCAGATTGAAGTCCAGGCAGTGTATCTTGCAAAACAACGGCTCAAATGGGAGCGCTTCAGTAAAAATAAGGATAGAGAACTGGAACAGATGAGGTTAGAGAATGAAAAAATGAGGCTTGAGAATAAGCGCTTGGAGCTGGAGGTAAGGCACAAAGAGTTAGAGCTTGAACTCAAGCAAAAAGGCAGTGGCAATCATGCATGA